One region of Blastocatellia bacterium genomic DNA includes:
- the carA gene encoding glutamine-hydrolyzing carbamoyl-phosphate synthase small subunit, protein MTEQKGALLALEDGRTFRGRSWGAEGETCGEMVFNTSMSGYQEVLTDPSYAGQIVCMTYPLIGNYGVNAADAESRRPWVEGFVVREASRMASNWRSEETLDAYLKRWRIVAIDHVDTRALVRHIRDRGAMRACLSTVDLNVESLVEKARASESMENRELASAVTCERPFEVPAEGAERFHVVCYDFGVKLNSLREFARLGCRLTVVPASMSASEVLAMRPDGIFLSNGPGDPASMTQVVEEISRVANSGVPTFGICFGHQLLGRAFGGTTYKLRFGHRGGNQPVREQATGTIEITSHNHGFAVQADSLPPDVEVTHINLNDNCVEGMRHKQLPVFSVQYHPEAAPGPHDAAHHFRRFIELMEQTARQK, encoded by the coding sequence ATGACTGAACAAAAAGGCGCGCTGCTCGCGCTCGAAGATGGACGGACGTTTCGCGGTCGCTCGTGGGGGGCGGAGGGCGAGACGTGCGGCGAGATGGTCTTTAACACTTCGATGTCAGGCTATCAGGAAGTTCTGACCGACCCGTCCTACGCCGGGCAGATCGTCTGCATGACCTACCCGCTCATCGGCAACTACGGCGTGAACGCTGCCGACGCCGAATCGCGCCGCCCGTGGGTGGAGGGCTTCGTCGTGCGCGAGGCGAGTCGTATGGCTTCCAACTGGCGTTCGGAAGAGACGCTGGACGCTTACCTGAAACGCTGGCGCATCGTCGCCATCGATCACGTAGACACGCGCGCCCTCGTCCGTCACATACGCGACAGGGGTGCGATGCGCGCGTGCCTTTCGACGGTTGATTTGAATGTTGAAAGTTTGGTCGAGAAGGCGCGCGCGTCCGAGTCGATGGAGAACAGGGAACTGGCGAGCGCGGTGACGTGCGAACGACCCTTTGAAGTTCCGGCGGAAGGCGCGGAGCGTTTCCATGTCGTCTGTTACGACTTCGGCGTGAAGCTAAACAGCTTGCGCGAGTTCGCGCGGCTCGGCTGTCGTCTGACGGTCGTGCCCGCTTCGATGTCGGCGTCGGAAGTTCTGGCGATGCGACCCGACGGCATCTTTCTCTCGAACGGGCCGGGCGATCCGGCTTCGATGACGCAGGTGGTCGAAGAGATCAGCCGCGTCGCAAACTCGGGCGTGCCGACGTTCGGCATCTGCTTCGGCCACCAACTCTTGGGACGCGCCTTCGGCGGCACGACCTACAAACTGCGCTTCGGCCATCGCGGCGGCAACCAACCCGTGCGCGAACAGGCGACCGGCACAATCGAGATCACCTCGCACAATCACGGCTTCGCCGTACAGGCCGACAGCCTCCCGCCGGACGTGGAAGTCACGCACATCAACCTCAACGACAACTGCGTCGAAGGGATGCGACACAAACAGTTGCCCGTCTTCTCCGTCCAGTACCACCCCGAAGCCGCGCCGGGGCCCCACGACGCCGCGCACCACTTCCGACGCTTCATCGAGTTGATGGAACAGACCGCGAGGCAAAAGTGA